In the Streptomyces sp. NBC_00525 genome, one interval contains:
- a CDS encoding hydroxymethylglutaryl-CoA lyase: protein MTTTDRALPMTVPADGLPARVRIHEVGARDGLQNEKTTVPTAMKAEFIRRLAVAGLTTIEATSFVHPKWVPQLADAEELYPLLGDIADVGDVTLPVLVPNERGLDRALALGARSIAVFGSATETFARRNLNRTVDESLAMFAPVVARARADAVRVRGYLSMCFGDPWEGAVPVPQVVRVAKALMDLGCDELSLGDTIGVATPGHVQALLTGLNEAGVPTDAIGVHFHDTYGQALSNTLAALRHGVSVVDASAGGLGGCPYAKSATGNLATEDLVWMLDGLGIETGVDLGELTATSVWLAEHLGRPSPSRTVRALAAQ, encoded by the coding sequence ATGACGACCACCGACCGCGCCCTGCCGATGACCGTCCCCGCCGACGGGCTGCCCGCCCGCGTCCGCATCCACGAGGTCGGCGCCCGCGACGGGCTGCAGAACGAGAAGACGACCGTCCCGACCGCGATGAAGGCGGAGTTCATCCGCCGGCTCGCGGTCGCCGGGCTGACCACGATCGAGGCGACGAGCTTCGTGCATCCCAAGTGGGTGCCCCAGCTCGCCGACGCCGAGGAGCTGTACCCGCTGCTCGGCGACATCGCGGACGTGGGCGACGTGACGCTGCCGGTCCTCGTGCCGAACGAACGCGGGCTGGACCGGGCGCTGGCGCTGGGCGCCCGCTCGATCGCGGTGTTCGGCTCGGCCACGGAGACGTTCGCGCGGCGCAACCTCAACCGGACGGTCGACGAGTCGCTGGCCATGTTCGCGCCCGTGGTGGCGCGCGCCAGGGCGGACGCGGTGCGGGTGCGCGGCTATCTGTCGATGTGCTTCGGCGACCCGTGGGAGGGCGCGGTGCCCGTGCCGCAGGTCGTCCGGGTCGCGAAGGCGCTGATGGACCTCGGCTGCGACGAGCTGTCCCTCGGCGACACCATCGGGGTCGCCACCCCCGGCCATGTGCAGGCCCTGCTCACCGGGCTGAACGAGGCCGGTGTGCCCACCGACGCGATCGGGGTGCACTTCCACGACACGTACGGGCAGGCCCTGTCCAACACCCTGGCCGCGCTGCGGCACGGCGTGTCCGTGGTGGACGCGTCGGCCGGCGGCCTCGGCGGCTGCCCGTACGCGAAGAGCGCGACCGGAAACCTGGCCACCGAGGATCTCGTGTGGATGCTCGACGGCCTCGGCATCGAGACCGGGGTCGATCTCGGCGAGCTGACCGCCACCAGCGTGTGGCTCGCCGAACACCTGGGCCGACCCAGCCCTTCCCGCACCGTCCGCGCACTCGCGGCACAGTGA
- a CDS encoding acyl-CoA dehydrogenase family protein, with protein MSLDHRLTAEHEELRRTVEEFAHDVVAPKIGDFYERHEFPYEIVREMGRMGLFGLPFPEEYGGMGGDYLALGIALEELARVDSSVAITLEAGVSLGAMPVYRFGTEEQKRRWLPKLCSGEALGAFGLTEPDGGSDAGGTRTTAVRDDATGEWVINGSKCFITNSGTDITELVTVTAVTGRKENGAPLISSIIVPSGTPGFTVAAPYSKVGWNASDTRELSFSDVRVPLENLLGEEGRGYAQFLRILDEGRIAIAALSTGLAQGCVDESVKYAAERHAFGKPIGANQAIQFKIADMEMRAHMARIGWRDAASRLLADEPFKKEAAIAKLYSSTVAVDNAREATQIHGGYGFMNEYPVARMWRDSKILEIGEGTSEVQRMLIARELGLQA; from the coding sequence ATGTCCCTGGACCACCGGCTGACCGCCGAGCACGAGGAACTGCGGCGCACCGTCGAGGAGTTCGCGCACGACGTCGTCGCCCCGAAGATCGGCGACTTCTACGAGCGGCACGAGTTCCCGTACGAGATCGTGCGCGAGATGGGGCGGATGGGCCTGTTCGGGCTGCCGTTCCCGGAGGAGTACGGCGGGATGGGCGGCGACTACCTCGCGCTCGGCATCGCCCTGGAGGAGCTGGCCCGCGTCGACTCCTCGGTGGCGATCACGCTGGAGGCCGGGGTGTCGCTGGGCGCGATGCCGGTGTACCGCTTCGGCACCGAGGAGCAGAAGCGGCGCTGGCTGCCGAAGCTGTGCTCGGGCGAGGCGCTGGGCGCGTTCGGCCTGACCGAGCCGGACGGCGGTTCGGACGCGGGCGGCACCCGTACGACCGCCGTGCGCGACGACGCCACCGGCGAGTGGGTGATCAACGGCTCCAAGTGCTTCATCACCAACTCCGGTACGGACATCACCGAGTTGGTGACGGTGACGGCGGTGACCGGCCGCAAGGAGAACGGCGCCCCGCTGATCTCGTCCATCATCGTCCCGTCCGGCACCCCCGGCTTCACGGTGGCCGCCCCCTACTCCAAGGTCGGCTGGAACGCCTCGGACACCCGCGAGCTGTCCTTCTCCGACGTCCGCGTTCCGCTGGAGAACCTGCTGGGCGAGGAGGGCCGGGGCTACGCGCAGTTCCTGCGCATCCTGGACGAGGGCCGCATCGCCATCGCGGCGCTCTCGACGGGCCTGGCGCAGGGCTGTGTGGACGAGTCGGTGAAGTACGCCGCCGAGCGGCACGCGTTCGGGAAGCCGATCGGAGCCAACCAGGCGATCCAGTTCAAGATCGCGGACATGGAGATGCGCGCGCACATGGCCCGCATCGGCTGGCGGGACGCGGCGTCCCGGCTGCTGGCGGACGAGCCGTTCAAGAAGGAGGCGGCGATCGCCAAGCTGTACTCCTCGACCGTGGCCGTGGACAACGCCCGCGAGGCGACCCAGATCCACGGCGGCTACGGCTTCATGAACGAGTACCCGGTGGCCAGGATGTGGCGGGACTCCAAGATCCTGGAGATCGGCGAGGGCACCAGCGAGGTGCAGCGCATGCTGATCGCCCGCGAACTCGGCCTCCAGGCCTGA
- a CDS encoding ABC transporter substrate-binding protein encodes MGGAVGLGAVLAACGGDGDAKDSAAAESKGGNTGPWKFEDDRGKVAEAKSVPKNIVAFTGVAAALHDYGIEVKAVFGPTKTKDGKPDVQAGDLDIDKVEILGNVWGEFNVEKYAELGPELLVTAMWEKDALWYVPDQSKDKILQLAPSVALWAAETTVPKAIQRHEDLAASLGADVKSAAVTEAKTRFEKAAARLRAAAKSKPEIRVMVGSASQDLFYVSLAKMSADTLYFQELGVRFVEPKVNAAGFFEELSWENVGKYDADIIMMDNRSSALQPEALTAKPTWNQLPAVKAGQVIPRTTEPIYSYDKCAPILEDLAKAIENAKKVA; translated from the coding sequence ATGGGAGGCGCCGTCGGCCTCGGCGCCGTGCTCGCGGCCTGCGGCGGTGACGGCGACGCGAAGGACTCCGCCGCCGCCGAGTCCAAGGGCGGGAACACCGGGCCGTGGAAGTTCGAGGACGACCGGGGCAAGGTCGCCGAGGCCAAGTCCGTCCCGAAGAACATCGTCGCCTTCACCGGGGTCGCCGCCGCCCTGCACGACTACGGCATCGAGGTGAAGGCGGTCTTCGGGCCGACGAAGACCAAGGACGGCAAGCCCGATGTGCAGGCCGGCGACCTGGACATCGACAAGGTGGAGATCCTGGGCAACGTCTGGGGCGAGTTCAACGTCGAGAAGTACGCGGAGCTCGGCCCCGAGCTGCTGGTCACGGCGATGTGGGAGAAGGACGCCCTCTGGTACGTGCCGGACCAGTCCAAGGACAAGATCCTCCAGCTGGCCCCGAGCGTCGCCCTGTGGGCCGCCGAGACCACCGTCCCCAAGGCCATCCAGCGCCACGAGGACCTGGCGGCCTCGCTCGGCGCCGATGTGAAGTCGGCGGCGGTCACCGAGGCGAAGACCCGCTTCGAGAAGGCCGCCGCCCGGCTGCGCGCCGCCGCGAAGTCCAAGCCGGAGATCAGGGTCATGGTCGGCTCGGCCAGCCAGGACCTGTTCTACGTCTCGCTCGCCAAGATGTCCGCCGACACCCTGTACTTCCAGGAGCTGGGCGTGAGGTTCGTCGAGCCCAAGGTGAACGCGGCGGGCTTCTTCGAGGAGCTGAGCTGGGAGAACGTCGGCAAGTACGACGCCGACATCATCATGATGGACAACCGCTCCTCGGCGCTTCAGCCCGAGGCGCTGACCGCCAAGCCGACCTGGAACCAGCTGCCCGCCGTCAAGGCCGGCCAGGTGATCCCCCGCACCACCGAGCCGATCTACAGCTACGACAAGTGCGCGCCGATCCTGGAGGACCTGGCGAAGGCCATCGAGAACGCCAAGAAGGTCGCCTGA
- a CDS encoding beta-N-acetylhexosaminidase, translating into MRLHTARLSALPRLLGSLLLVAAAGLSSACVAPEASAADSDAAARALRPLGQVVPAPASVRPGGEPYLLTPSTSIRTTPSSGDARRIGDYLADVLRPSTGFALPVTDRDAADGIRLRIDPRAGGLGAEGYTLTATSRSVTITARKAAGLFHGVQTLRQLFPARVERDSPQKGPWRVSGGTITDTPRYAYRGAMLDVSRHFFSVDEVKRYIDQVAQYKINTFHLHLSDDQGWRIAVDSWPKLATYGGSTEVGGGPGGYYTKAQYKEIVRYAASRYLEVVPEIDLPGHTNAALASYAELNCDGVAPPLYTGIKVGFSSLCAGKDVTYDFIDDVVREVAALTPGRYLHIGGDEAHSTSHEDYTEIMDRAQAVVGAYGKTVMGWHQLTGADPVKGAVAQYWGYDRTSAADRQQVVDAAKNGTRLVLSPADRIYLDMKYNDETELGLKWAGLVEVRRSYDWDPATYLTGAPADAVLGVEAPMWTETLDDSDDLDAMAFPRLPGAAELGWSPASTHDWDTYKVRLAGLGERFTAQGIDYYRSPQVPWPASETTGG; encoded by the coding sequence GTGAGACTGCACACGGCCCGGCTCAGTGCCCTTCCCCGACTGCTCGGCTCGCTGCTGCTCGTCGCGGCGGCCGGCCTCTCCAGCGCGTGCGTCGCCCCCGAGGCGTCCGCCGCGGACTCCGACGCGGCCGCCCGGGCCCTGAGACCGCTGGGCCAGGTGGTGCCCGCCCCGGCCTCGGTCAGGCCCGGCGGCGAACCGTATCTCCTCACCCCGTCCACCAGCATCCGGACCACCCCGTCCTCCGGCGACGCCCGCCGGATCGGCGACTACCTCGCGGACGTGCTGCGCCCCTCCACCGGGTTCGCCCTGCCGGTCACGGACCGGGACGCCGCCGACGGCATCCGGCTCAGGATCGACCCGCGCGCCGGCGGCCTCGGCGCGGAGGGCTACACCCTCACCGCCACGAGCCGCTCCGTCACCATCACCGCCCGGAAGGCCGCAGGGCTCTTCCACGGCGTCCAGACGCTGCGTCAGCTGTTCCCGGCACGGGTGGAGCGCGACAGTCCGCAGAAGGGCCCCTGGCGGGTCTCCGGCGGCACGATCACCGACACCCCGCGCTACGCGTACCGGGGCGCGATGCTCGACGTCTCGCGCCACTTCTTCTCGGTGGACGAGGTCAAGCGCTACATCGACCAGGTCGCGCAGTACAAGATCAACACCTTCCACCTCCACCTCTCCGACGACCAGGGCTGGCGCATCGCCGTGGACTCCTGGCCGAAGCTGGCCACGTACGGCGGCTCCACCGAGGTCGGCGGCGGGCCCGGCGGGTACTACACCAAGGCCCAGTACAAGGAGATCGTCCGGTACGCGGCGTCCCGCTATCTGGAGGTCGTCCCGGAGATCGACCTGCCCGGCCACACCAACGCCGCCCTCGCCTCGTACGCCGAGCTGAACTGCGACGGGGTCGCGCCGCCGCTCTACACCGGCATCAAGGTCGGGTTCAGCTCCCTGTGCGCGGGCAAGGACGTGACGTACGACTTCATCGACGACGTCGTCCGCGAGGTGGCCGCGCTCACGCCCGGCCGCTACCTCCACATCGGCGGCGACGAGGCGCACTCCACCAGTCACGAGGACTACACCGAGATCATGGACCGCGCCCAGGCGGTCGTCGGCGCGTACGGGAAGACCGTGATGGGCTGGCACCAGCTGACCGGGGCGGACCCGGTCAAGGGCGCGGTCGCGCAGTACTGGGGCTACGACCGGACCAGCGCGGCGGACCGGCAGCAGGTGGTGGACGCGGCGAAGAACGGCACCAGGCTGGTGCTCTCCCCGGCGGACCGGATCTACCTCGACATGAAGTACAACGACGAGACCGAACTGGGTCTCAAGTGGGCCGGTCTGGTCGAGGTCCGGCGCTCCTACGACTGGGACCCGGCGACCTACCTCACCGGCGCCCCGGCGGACGCCGTGCTCGGCGTCGAGGCGCCGATGTGGACGGAGACGCTGGACGACAGCGACGACCTCGACGCGATGGCGTTCCCCCGGCTGCCCGGCGCCGCGGAGCTGGGCTGGTCGCCGGCCTCGACGCACGACTGGGACACGTACAAGGTGCGGCTCGCCGGGCTCGGGGAGCGGTTCACCGCCCAGGGCATCGACTACTACCGCTCGCCGCAGGTGCCGTGGCCGGCCTCGGAGACGACCGGGGGCTGA
- the glmS gene encoding glutamine--fructose-6-phosphate transaminase (isomerizing), with translation MCGIVGYIGKRDVAPLLLEGLQRLEYRGYDSAGIVITGKPAAGKPAALKSVKAKGRVRELESRVPKRFAGTTGIAHTRWATHGAPSDENAHPHLDASGRVAVVHNGIIDNAAELRARLTAEGVVFLSETDTEVLVHLIARSQAATLEEKVREALRSVEGTYGIAVLHADFHDRIVVARNGSPVVLGIGEKEMFVASDVAALVAHTRQVVTLDDGEMATLKADDFRTYTTEGSTTTATPTTVEWEAESYDMGGHDTYMHKEISEQADAVDRVLRGRIDDRFSTVHLGGLNLDAREARGVRRIKILGCGTSYHAGQIGAQLIEELARIPADAEPASEFRYRNPVVDPDTLYVAVSQSGETYDVLAAVQELKRKGARVLGVVNVVGSAIAREADGGTYVHAGPEVCVVSTKCFTNTVVAFALLALHLGRIRDLSVADGKRIIDGLRRLPAQISEILAGEDEIKRLAAEYADAKSMMFIGRVRGYPVAREASLKLKEVSYIHAEAYPASELKHGPLALIEPAMPTVAIVPDDDLLEKNRAAMEEIKARSGRILAVAHQVQEKADHTIVVPKNENELDPILMGIPLQLFAYHTALAMGRDIDKPRNLAKSVTVE, from the coding sequence ATGTGCGGAATCGTCGGATACATCGGAAAGCGTGACGTGGCCCCGCTGCTGCTGGAGGGCCTGCAGCGGCTGGAGTACCGCGGTTACGACTCCGCCGGCATCGTGATCACCGGAAAGCCCGCGGCCGGGAAGCCCGCCGCGCTGAAGTCGGTCAAGGCCAAGGGCCGGGTCCGCGAGCTGGAGTCCCGGGTGCCCAAGCGCTTCGCCGGGACGACCGGGATCGCCCACACCCGCTGGGCCACCCACGGCGCCCCCAGCGACGAGAACGCCCACCCGCACCTGGACGCCTCGGGCCGGGTCGCCGTCGTGCACAACGGGATCATCGACAACGCCGCCGAACTGCGCGCCCGGCTGACCGCCGAGGGCGTCGTGTTCCTCTCCGAGACCGACACCGAGGTGCTGGTCCACCTGATCGCCCGCTCGCAGGCCGCGACGCTGGAGGAGAAGGTCCGCGAGGCGCTGCGCTCCGTCGAGGGCACCTACGGCATCGCCGTCCTGCACGCCGACTTCCACGACCGCATCGTGGTGGCCCGCAACGGCTCGCCGGTCGTCCTCGGCATCGGCGAGAAGGAGATGTTCGTCGCCTCCGACGTCGCCGCCCTGGTCGCCCACACCCGCCAGGTAGTCACCCTCGACGACGGCGAGATGGCCACCCTCAAGGCCGACGACTTCCGCACGTACACCACGGAGGGCTCGACCACGACGGCCACGCCGACCACCGTGGAGTGGGAGGCCGAGTCGTACGACATGGGCGGCCACGACACGTACATGCACAAGGAGATCTCCGAACAGGCGGACGCCGTCGACCGGGTGCTGCGCGGCCGGATCGACGACCGGTTCTCCACGGTGCACCTGGGCGGCCTCAACCTGGACGCCCGCGAGGCGCGCGGGGTCCGCCGCATCAAGATCCTGGGCTGCGGCACCTCGTACCACGCGGGCCAGATCGGCGCCCAGCTGATCGAGGAGCTGGCCCGCATCCCCGCGGACGCCGAGCCCGCCTCAGAGTTCCGCTACCGCAACCCGGTCGTGGACCCCGACACGCTGTACGTCGCGGTGTCCCAGTCCGGCGAGACGTACGACGTGCTGGCGGCCGTCCAGGAGCTGAAGCGCAAGGGCGCGCGGGTGCTGGGCGTGGTCAACGTGGTCGGTTCGGCGATCGCCCGCGAGGCGGACGGCGGTACGTATGTGCACGCCGGGCCCGAGGTCTGCGTGGTCTCCACCAAGTGCTTCACCAACACCGTGGTGGCCTTCGCGCTGCTCGCCCTGCACCTGGGCCGCATCCGGGACCTGTCGGTGGCGGACGGCAAGCGGATCATCGACGGCCTGCGCAGGCTGCCCGCCCAGATCAGCGAGATCCTGGCGGGCGAGGACGAGATCAAGCGGCTGGCCGCCGAGTACGCGGACGCGAAGTCGATGATGTTCATCGGGCGCGTGCGCGGCTATCCGGTGGCCCGCGAGGCGTCGCTGAAGCTCAAGGAGGTCTCGTACATCCACGCCGAGGCGTACCCGGCCTCCGAGCTGAAGCACGGTCCGCTGGCGCTGATCGAGCCCGCGATGCCGACCGTGGCCATCGTGCCGGACGACGACCTGCTGGAGAAGAACCGCGCCGCGATGGAGGAGATCAAGGCCCGCAGCGGCCGCATCCTCGCCGTGGCCCACCAGGTCCAGGAGAAGGCCGACCACACCATCGTCGTGCCGAAGAACGAGAACGAGCTGGACCCGATCCTGATGGGCATCCCGCTCCAGCTCTTCGCGTACCACACGGCGCTGGCCATGGGCCGGGACATCGACAAGCCGCGCAACCTGGCGAAGTCCGTCACCGTCGAGTAG
- a CDS encoding universal stress protein — protein MAGHEIPEPADRKQVADPVSDPLAAEQERRPCDPAFRHGVVVGFDGSTSSERALAYAIGMSRRTGSGLIIVHVANRLPTTVWAGCEPPVFVDVPDHRTEVLGLELACADYLAEVPWVLVERGGDICHELEEVGREYSADAIVVGSTHGLVGKLFGSVAGRLARRAQRPVVVIP, from the coding sequence ATGGCCGGTCACGAAATCCCCGAACCCGCGGACCGCAAGCAGGTAGCCGACCCCGTGTCGGACCCGCTGGCGGCCGAACAAGAGCGCCGTCCCTGCGATCCCGCCTTCCGGCATGGGGTCGTCGTCGGCTTCGACGGCTCGACCTCCAGCGAGCGGGCCCTCGCCTACGCGATCGGCATGTCCCGCCGGACGGGCTCCGGGCTGATCATCGTGCATGTCGCCAACCGGCTGCCGACCACCGTCTGGGCGGGCTGCGAGCCCCCCGTCTTCGTGGACGTCCCGGACCACCGCACCGAGGTGCTCGGCCTGGAACTGGCCTGCGCGGACTACCTCGCCGAGGTGCCCTGGGTGCTCGTGGAGCGCGGCGGCGACATCTGCCACGAACTGGAGGAGGTCGGCCGGGAGTACTCGGCCGACGCGATCGTCGTGGGCTCCACGCACGGCCTGGTCGGCAAGCTCTTCGGCTCGGTGGCCGGCCGGTTGGCCCGCCGCGCGCAGCGGCCCGTCGTCGTCATCCCGTGA
- a CDS encoding helix-turn-helix domain-containing protein — protein MSQDSATATEAVRKLGGRRRREVVAVLLFSGGPIFESSIPLSVFGIDRQDAGVPRYRLLVCSGEEGPLRTTGGLELTAPYGLEAISRAGTVVVPAWRSITSPPPLEALEALRRAHEEGARIVGLCTGAFVLAAAGLLDGRPATTHWMYAPTLAKRYPSVHVDPRELFVDDGDVLTSAGTAAGIDLCLHIVRSDHGTEAAGALARRLVVPPRRSGGQERYLDRSLPEEIGSDPLAEVVAWALEHLHEQFDVETLAARAYMSRRTFDRRFRSLTGSAPLQWLITQRVLQAQRLLETSDYSVDEVAGRCGFRSPVALRGHFRRQLGSSPAAYRAAYRARRPQGGVPEPVVVTEVAVPAQGSAGNRRAAVAGPSAAAPAALDTARPDHGKAATDVFATGRPALPGQRSAP, from the coding sequence ATGAGCCAGGACTCCGCCACCGCAACGGAGGCTGTACGGAAGCTGGGCGGACGACGACGCCGGGAAGTCGTCGCCGTGCTGCTGTTCAGCGGTGGCCCCATCTTCGAGAGCTCCATCCCGCTGTCGGTGTTCGGAATCGACCGCCAGGACGCGGGAGTTCCGCGCTACCGGTTGCTCGTGTGCAGCGGTGAAGAAGGGCCCCTGCGCACCACCGGTGGCCTCGAACTGACCGCGCCCTACGGGCTGGAGGCGATCAGCAGAGCCGGCACCGTCGTGGTGCCCGCCTGGCGCTCGATCACCTCGCCGCCGCCCCTGGAAGCCCTGGAGGCGCTGCGCCGCGCCCACGAGGAGGGCGCCCGCATCGTCGGGCTGTGCACCGGGGCCTTCGTACTGGCCGCCGCCGGGCTGCTGGACGGCCGCCCCGCGACCACGCACTGGATGTACGCGCCGACGCTGGCCAAGCGCTACCCGTCGGTGCACGTCGATCCGCGCGAGCTGTTCGTCGACGACGGCGACGTGCTCACCTCCGCCGGGACGGCGGCCGGCATCGACCTCTGCCTGCACATAGTCCGCTCGGACCACGGCACGGAGGCCGCCGGGGCACTGGCCCGCCGGCTCGTCGTGCCGCCCCGGCGCAGTGGCGGCCAGGAGCGCTACCTCGACAGGTCTTTACCGGAGGAAATCGGCTCCGACCCGCTCGCCGAGGTCGTCGCCTGGGCGCTGGAGCACCTCCACGAGCAGTTCGACGTGGAGACGCTCGCCGCGCGCGCCTACATGAGCCGGCGGACCTTCGACCGGAGGTTCCGCTCACTCACCGGAAGCGCGCCGCTGCAGTGGCTGATCACCCAGCGGGTGCTTCAGGCACAGCGCCTCCTGGAGACGTCGGACTACTCGGTCGACGAGGTCGCGGGCCGCTGCGGCTTCCGTTCCCCGGTCGCGCTGCGCGGGCACTTCCGCCGCCAGCTCGGCTCCTCCCCCGCCGCGTACCGGGCCGCCTACCGGGCCCGTCGTCCGCAGGGCGGGGTGCCGGAGCCGGTCGTGGTGACGGAGGTGGCGGTGCCCGCCCAGGGCTCCGCCGGGAACCGCCGGGCCGCCGTCGCGGGCCCGTCCGCCGCCGCACCCGCGGCACTGGACACGGCCCGCCCGGACCACGGCAAGGCGGCCACCGACGTATTCGCCACCGGCCGCCCGGCCCTGCCCGGACAGCGAAGCGCCCCGTAA
- the orn gene encoding oligoribonuclease, whose product MNDRMVWIDCEMTGLSLAEDALIEVAALVTDSELNVLGEGVDVVIRPPDAALETMPEVVRQMHTASGLLDELAGGTTLADAEEQVLAYVREHVKEPGKAPLCGNSVGTDRGFLSRDMPLLEGYLHYRIVDVSSVKELARRWYPRAYFNSPEKNGNHRALADIRDSITELRYYREAVFVPQPGPDSEQARAVAARVSGPHD is encoded by the coding sequence ATGAACGACCGCATGGTGTGGATCGACTGCGAGATGACCGGGCTCTCGCTGGCGGAAGACGCACTCATCGAGGTGGCCGCCCTGGTCACCGACTCGGAGTTGAACGTGCTCGGCGAAGGGGTGGACGTCGTGATCCGCCCGCCGGACGCGGCGCTGGAGACCATGCCCGAGGTGGTGCGGCAGATGCACACCGCCTCGGGCCTTCTCGACGAGCTGGCCGGCGGCACGACGCTGGCCGACGCCGAGGAACAGGTCCTCGCCTATGTCCGCGAGCACGTGAAGGAGCCGGGCAAGGCCCCGCTGTGCGGAAACTCGGTGGGGACCGACCGCGGCTTCCTCTCCCGTGACATGCCGCTCCTGGAGGGCTACCTCCACTACCGGATCGTCGATGTCTCCTCGGTCAAGGAACTGGCCCGCCGCTGGTACCCGAGGGCGTACTTCAACAGCCCGGAGAAGAACGGCAACCACCGGGCGCTCGCGGACATCCGCGACTCCATCACCGAGCTGCGGTACTACCGCGAGGCGGTCTTCGTCCCGCAGCCCGGCCCGGACTCGGAGCAGGCGAGGGCCGTCGCGGCACGGGTCTCCGGGCCCCACGACTGA
- a CDS encoding FMN-binding glutamate synthase family protein, producing the protein MRARSIGTAAAAAVALVAVRDLVQKKHALLRNFPVVGHARYLLERIGPELRQYVVTSNEEERPFSRDQRTWIYASAKEENNYFGFGTDMDVEHVQGHAYVKQRTFAGPLPDLHDPQAPLPSAKVLGGPRGRAKAFRPASVVNISAMSFGSLSGAAITALNKGAGLAGALQNTGEGGLSPYHRNGGDLILQIGTSYFGCRDENGAFSLDRLKQVVAGAPVRAIEIKLSQGAKPGLGGLLPAAKVTPEIAEIRGIPAGKDCASPSRHTAFHDVDSMLDFVELLAEETGLPVGIKSAVGEMGFWEELATLMARGDRGVDFVTVDGGEGGTGAAPLIFSDSVSLPFRMGFSRVYGAFAERGLTDDITFIGSGKLGLPENAVVAFALGVDMINVAREAMLSIGCIQAQKCHTDKCPTGIATQDPWLVRGVDAPSKATRAAVYLRTLRKELLKVSSAVGVAHPGLITTDDIEILNGDYEARGLASVYGYKEGWGALSPEAAEEITALLAAPEDRS; encoded by the coding sequence ATGCGCGCCCGGAGTATCGGCACGGCCGCGGCGGCGGCCGTGGCGCTGGTGGCAGTCCGCGACCTGGTGCAGAAGAAGCACGCGCTGCTCAGGAACTTCCCCGTGGTCGGCCACGCCCGGTATCTGCTGGAGCGGATCGGTCCCGAGCTGCGGCAGTACGTCGTGACCTCCAACGAGGAGGAGCGCCCCTTCAGCCGCGACCAGCGCACCTGGATCTACGCCTCCGCCAAGGAGGAGAACAACTACTTCGGCTTCGGCACCGACATGGACGTGGAGCACGTCCAGGGGCACGCGTACGTGAAGCAGCGGACGTTCGCCGGACCGCTGCCCGACCTCCACGACCCGCAGGCCCCGCTGCCCTCCGCCAAGGTGCTGGGCGGCCCGCGCGGGCGCGCCAAGGCGTTCCGCCCGGCGAGCGTGGTGAACATCTCGGCGATGAGCTTCGGATCGCTGTCGGGCGCGGCCATCACCGCCCTGAACAAGGGCGCCGGTCTGGCGGGCGCCCTCCAGAACACCGGCGAGGGCGGCCTCTCCCCGTACCACCGCAACGGGGGCGACCTGATCCTCCAGATCGGAACCTCGTACTTCGGCTGCCGCGACGAGAACGGCGCCTTCAGCCTCGACAGGCTCAAGCAGGTCGTCGCGGGCGCCCCGGTCAGGGCGATCGAGATCAAGCTCTCGCAGGGCGCCAAGCCGGGGCTCGGCGGGCTGCTGCCCGCGGCGAAGGTCACCCCCGAGATCGCGGAGATCCGCGGCATCCCGGCCGGCAAGGACTGCGCGTCGCCCTCCCGGCACACCGCGTTCCACGACGTCGACTCGATGCTCGACTTCGTGGAGCTGCTCGCCGAGGAGACCGGGCTGCCCGTCGGGATCAAGAGCGCCGTGGGCGAGATGGGCTTCTGGGAGGAGCTGGCCACCCTGATGGCGCGGGGCGACCGCGGCGTCGACTTCGTGACCGTGGACGGCGGCGAGGGCGGCACCGGGGCCGCTCCGCTGATCTTCTCGGACTCGGTGTCCCTGCCCTTCCGCATGGGCTTCTCCCGCGTCTACGGCGCCTTCGCCGAGCGGGGCCTCACCGACGACATCACCTTCATCGGCTCCGGCAAGCTCGGCCTGCCCGAGAACGCCGTGGTCGCCTTCGCCCTCGGCGTCGACATGATCAACGTCGCCCGCGAGGCCATGCTCTCCATCGGCTGCATCCAGGCCCAGAAGTGCCACACCGACAAGTGCCCCACCGGCATCGCCACCCAGGACCCCTGGCTGGTGCGCGGCGTCGACGCCCCCTCCAAGGCCACCCGCGCCGCCGTCTACCTCCGCACCCTGCGCAAGGAACTCCTCAAGGTGTCCTCCGCCGTGGGCGTCGCCCACCCCGGCCTCATCACCACGGACGACATCGAGATCCTCAACGGCGACTACGAGGCGCGGGGGCTGGCGAGCGTCTACGGCTACAAGGAAGGCTGGGGCGCCCTCTCGCCGGAGGCCGCCGAGGAGATCACCGCACTGCTCGCGGCCCCGGAGGACCGCTCCTGA